AACATTTTAATCCAGCAACCATTTTCACAAAGCCACGAACCTAACACACCTGCCGCCGTGCCTTTCAATAGTTCCGTTGTCGTTCAGGATTATGTTGCATTCGCTTGGATTGAAAGGTCAATCGGTCACTGTTGGGCAAAAGTGCCTCATTGACATTTGGTTTTTCAACGTCGGTTAAAACGTGAGGTTTTTGCGCCTCCAAATAATCATGAATTTCATACAGTTTTTCATCACCCAAAACGGTTTCGATGAGGATATTGTTGAGCTGTTCAATATTTTTCACGATCGGTGATTCTAGATCAATGCTGTAATATGCAGCATTAGCCCTTTTCTCTGAGTTCAGAATACCCCATTTAACAAACTTTTTTGCGATTCGGGTGGCAGTTACTCTTGAAACTCCTACTTCTTCTGCCAATTCAGTAATATTGAAATCCATTCCGTCCAGCAGTAAGAGGTATTCAAGCATTCTCAATTCACAATTGTTTCCCAACAAGCCTTCAAAAGGTTTCATTTATTATCACTCCAACAACCATTTCCACAAAGCCACAAACCTAACACTCTTATCACCATGCATTTCAACAGTCTCCACATCATCCGTGATTATCGTGCCCTCACTTAATTCGAACTCATCCATAGCTTCAAGCAAACCTGCAACCTCGCGCTTTCTGTTTTGCTCTGTCAGGGAATA
This sequence is a window from Methanosarcinales archaeon. Protein-coding genes within it:
- a CDS encoding winged helix-turn-helix transcriptional regulator, yielding MKPFEGLLGNNCELRMLEYLLLLDGMDFNITELAEEVGVSRVTATRIAKKFVKWGILNSEKRANAAYYSIDLESPIVKNIEQLNNILIETVLGDEKLYEIHDYLEAQKPHVLTDVEKPNVNEALLPNSDRLTFQSKRMQHNPERQRNY